The following DNA comes from Coraliomargarita sinensis.
GGCGACGCTTTTCGACGACTATGCCAATCGTCATCCTTCGCTGAAAGATCAGGAAATGAGTATCGAGGATAATTTCTTCTACGGGTGGGACATGAAATTTCACGGTGAAACGCCCTACCCCGAGTATTTCGGCTCCTATCCGAACTATGAATACCGTCGTATGACCGAGGCACAGAAAAAGCAGTGGGACGCCAGCTATGAGGAGGAGAATCAGGCACTGCTGGCCGCCATCGAGGCGGGTGAGATGACGGATAAGGACGTGACCCGTTGGAAGTATCAGCGCTACATCAAAGATTACCTGCGCTGCATCCGTTCCCTCGATGAGGGGATCGGTGAAGTTCTGGATTATCTGGATGAGAGCGGCCTCGCGGAGAACACCATCGTGATTTATTCCTCCGACCAGGGGTTCTACCTCGGCGAGCACGGCTGGTATGACAAGCGCTGGATGTTCGAGGAGAGTTTTGCCATGCCCTTCCTGATTCGCTGGCCCGGTGTGATCGAGCCCGGCACCCGCAGCGAGGCCCTGATTCAGAATATCGACTACGCACCCACCTTTCTTGAGATCGCCGGCGCGGCGATCCCCGAGACGATCCAGGGGCGCAGCCTTTTGCCCGTACTGAAAGCTGGGGGCAAGGCACCGGAGGACTGGCGGGAAGGCCTCTACTACTTCTACAGCGGGGAGATGACCCACCGGGTTCCCGCACACGACGGCGTCACGAACGGCCGGTACAAACTCATGCATTTCACCAGGGATGACTCCTGGAACCTATTTGACCTCAAGGTGGACCCCCAGGAGCTGAATTCCCTGCACGATGACGCCAGCTATGCTCAGGTCCTGAAGGAAATGAAGACACTCTATCACGATTTGCGGGATGAATACCGGATGAGTGACTCGACCCTGCCGGCCCACCGCCTCGGCCAGGGTTGGTGGAAGCAGCGTTACCAGAAAACACTGGGTAAAGTCGCTGCAAACGGCAGTGACTACGAACTGGTCTTTATCGGTGATTCCATCACCCAGGGATGGGAAGGCGCCGGCAAGGAAACCTGGAATGAGTTCTACGGCGATCGCAAGGCGCTCAACCTCGGCTACTCCGGCGACCGCACCGAGCACGTACTCTGGCGCCTGCTCAACGGTGAGCTGGAGAATGTCGACCCCAAGGCCTACGTTGTCATGATCGGTACGAACAATACCGGGCACGGGTTGACCCCGGCGGCCGAAACAGCCGAGGGGATAAAGTTGATTGTGGAACTCTTAAAGGACCGTTCACCCGAATCGGAAATCCTGCTTCTTTCCGTTTTCCCGCGGGGGCAGCAACCGGATGACAAGATGCGCGTGCGTAACGAGGAGATAAATGGTATTATCGAAACCTATGCCTATGACGACCAGGTGCACTGGCTCGACCTCACTGATACGTTCTTGAACGAGGAAGGCGTCCTGACCAAGGAGGTTATGCCCGACGCGCTCCATCCGAAGCAAAAGGGCTACCGCATGTGGGCCGAAGCCATGGAGCCGACCTTGGTCGAGCTGCTCAAATAACGCAGTACTTTACTGGTTTCTACCTTGGCTTCTGGGGGCCGTAAAGGGCAAGGTCTTACCCATTTGATGCCGATCGTGACACAGGCGAGACGCCTGTGCTACGAGGGTCTCATCCGGGTAGTCGCTGGAAATTCTAGTTCAGTCCAGCTGCTTGCGAATCGCATCCGCGACGGCCTCGGCCAGTACCTTGTTGCCTTTTCCTGTGTGATGCACGTCCCGGGGCGCAACATACATCTCTGGGCCAAAATCTTTTGAAATTCGGTAGAGGTCATTCACCGCAACCCCGTATCGCTTCATGACTTCCAGCGCGGCTTCGTTGTATTTTGCGTCATCGCCTACGAAGCGGCCCGCTTCACCTTCGGGGATCTTCGTCGTGGTGGCAAAGATTAGGGTGGCATCGGTCTCCTTCAGGCGCTGCACCAGCTTCTCAAGATTTTCCTTATACTCTTCCAGCGGGACAGAGAGCGTTCCGCGGATTTTGTCACGCTTGCCATAAACTTTGGACTCGGGGTGCCGGTAGCAAAGATCGTGTAGGCCCCAATTAAAATGGATAAGGTCCCATTCTGTCTCACCGAGCCAGTCTTCGATTTTTTTGAGTCCGTTGCGGGTTTCTCCGGCATTGCCTGGGTGGCGTAAGACCTGTACCTCGTCTTGCAGAAAATCCTTCGTCTGTTTGAAGTAGCCACCCATGATGGAGTCGCCGATGAGCAGTACCTTGGGCAGTCGCTCTTCCGTTTCATTCTCCTCTGCTGCTTCAACCCTGTATTTGTCCCGTTCAGGCGTATAGAAGGAATCGGCTGCCGCTGGTCCCAATAAAGCAAAAATCGATATGACGAATATGGAGAAGCGCATAGTAGAATAATTACAGGGCGTCGGCTACAGCTGGGCCCATATCCCGAAGAATGCGCTTTTCCTTACCGGTAAGCTCCTTGGTTGAGAAAACACGGAGTTTTTCGTCGTCTTTTTCCTGATAGAAGAGGAAACAGCAAAACGCGCCACCGGGAATTTCGGAAAGCAGAATTTTCAAGTCATAGGTCTCACCTGCGCGCAGGTTAATCCAGTCGCCGTAGCGGATGTTCTTGGGTACCCCGGGCAAGTTGGGGCCGCTGTCATCCAGTCCTTCATCGCTGTAGCCGGGTTCCCAGCTGGCATCCAGAATAATGCGAGAGTTCAAACGTACGATTAAGACGTCGTCAGCCATCCCGCAGAGGCGTATCTGCATATCTTTTGGGGGCGTGTAGGTCCCTTCATAGAAGGCCACAATCCCACTGGGCTCGATCTCGCCTTCCACCCCGAAAGACTTTGGCGCTTTATCAGCGGACCCGTTTGGAATCATCCAGTACGAGCCGTAGAGTTTATTTTCCGCCGTGTAGAATTTCCGCGTCAAGCTACCCAGATTCCAGGAGCCATCGGTGAATTCACGAATCGTTCCTTTTCTGCTGATATTGATTGGGTCGCCTGACCGGTCACGCTTCAGGTCGATTAGGGTCGCTTCAAGTGTGCCTTCGGTCTTTCCGGTATATCCAAAGTCGGTCAGTTTGAATTCCATGGCCATCTCGCGCATACCGGTAATGCCACTGCCGCCGAATCCGCCGCCTCCGCGACCGAATACGGAACTGCTGTCGACGTTGACATCAATGTTGAGTGCGGGGATATCGAGTTCAGACGGATTGTTGACGACGATTGCCGGTGGCCGGGGCGGTGGCGTGGATTCATTTCTTTGCTGAATATTAACGGTGTATTCCGGCTCTTTTTGCGGTGGTGGGGCCACCGGAGCTGCTTCGAAGACCGTTTCTTCGCGCAGAACCGCGGAAACAAATTTAATGGTACCAAAAATCACGACAGCCACGATGTGCAGTGCGAAACTGACCATAATGACCAAGGCGAGGGTGCTACGTGATTTTTTTCCGAAAAATTGTTTCATATGGGGTAGGTGATATCTTCACAACGGTGTCAGGAGACCGCGTTTATGACAACATTTTGTCTACATAGGTAGGACTGCAGCTATATTTTCAATAAACAGTTTACCAAATTGTTCTGACGTAGAAAGACGATATCGGAATGATGGATTTAAGGTTATGTTGCCTCTCGCTGTAGAGGAAGAGACAAAAAACCGGGCTCGTTTAAGAGCCCGGCTGTCATGGGGTGAAATGGGAACTTATTTTTTGAGCTCAACCATAGCTTTGCCCATACCTTCGCCGACCAGCATGTAGGTCTCGGCATTTCCATGGTAATGGAAGCCCTGATTGCGGGGTGATACTTCCGGTGGGCGATAGAAGGGGCGGGTATCGACAGACTTCACAGTGCCCTTGTATTCCGGATGTTTAGAAGGGGCGCTGACATTCATCTGGGCATTGAAAATGGTGTCGGCGCTGCTGCCCGGCTCCCAGCTTTTACCTCCGCCAAAGCCGCAGGTGGCGACGACGAATGGTGCGTCGGGTGCATTGAATTCCTTGCGCAGCGTGTTGATCAAAGTGACAAGATTGTGCTCGTAGCGCTGAGCATAGGGGTTGGCACTGCCCGTACCCTGCTCGCCGCCATCTTTGTGGCCCTGCCACCAGCCGAAGCCGGCGATCTCGTAGCCGCGGCCGGCCCAATGAGGAAATTCCTTATCGAAATTGGCCAGCACGTCCTTGGCGGCATTGAAGCAATCGTCGTACTGCTTGCCGGCATACCAGTTGTGGCTGGGTTTTTCCGGAGTGGTGCCTTTCTCCCAGCGGGAAGGTGTATCCTTGTAACCGGCATAGACCCAAGTGGTACCATCTTCGTCAGTGTATTCGAAACGCTCCGAGTTCGGTGGTAGGAAGTCCCAGCCCAGCGATCGGTTGCCCTGGCTCGCCTTCAGCACAAGCACGGGTTCGTCGTGGTAATTGCCGACCATATGACCGAAGCCAAGTTCTGGGCCGATCGCGTTGTTGCCCGCACCGAAGCCGGCGTTCAGCCAATCGCTGCCCCCGGCAGTAACGACACCCTTGTACCAGACATCGTCGCGCGGGACGAAATTGCCGTCGTCATCGATGAGATACTGGAATTTGCCGTCGTGACGCACGACGGTCTTCAGTGTGCCGGGAATATCCAAACGGGCATACCAGCCGAGGCCGTTGGCACGATTGTTCAGGTAAGTGATCTTGAAAGGAACCTTTTCGCCGGCCTCAAGCTTGATGGGGGTGTGCTTGTCTTCTCCACCCGGTTCTTTGCGGTACACTTCCTGGCCGTTGACCACCATGATGTTTTCTTCCGAACGGCCATATCCGGGACGGAATTCGTAAACCCCGGTTTCCGGCATCTGGACCTGGCCGCGGACAATTTGCACGCCGGTGTTGGGGTAGGGCGTAGGCTTGGTGCCGCCAAAGCTCTCGAGCTTAAGCGTTTCGCTCGGCT
Coding sequences within:
- a CDS encoding sulfatase/phosphatase domain-containing protein, translated to MKLFSATLVLLASAVSAADRPNILFIFSDDHALNAISAYGGPLKEIAPTPNLDRIADQGAIFTRSYCSNSICGPSRAAILTGKHSHINGYLDNGYFDKEYLEDVNFAFDGSQTTFPKLLREAGYQTALIGKWHLKTEPEGFDYWERLPGQGSYYNPHFIQQDGSQKQYQGYVTDVVTERTIDWLKSGRDKDKPFVLMAQHKAPHRNWSPALRHMDLWDDVVIPEPATLFDDYANRHPSLKDQEMSIEDNFFYGWDMKFHGETPYPEYFGSYPNYEYRRMTEAQKKQWDASYEEENQALLAAIEAGEMTDKDVTRWKYQRYIKDYLRCIRSLDEGIGEVLDYLDESGLAENTIVIYSSDQGFYLGEHGWYDKRWMFEESFAMPFLIRWPGVIEPGTRSEALIQNIDYAPTFLEIAGAAIPETIQGRSLLPVLKAGGKAPEDWREGLYYFYSGEMTHRVPAHDGVTNGRYKLMHFTRDDSWNLFDLKVDPQELNSLHDDASYAQVLKEMKTLYHDLRDEYRMSDSTLPAHRLGQGWWKQRYQKTLGKVAANGSDYELVFIGDSITQGWEGAGKETWNEFYGDRKALNLGYSGDRTEHVLWRLLNGELENVDPKAYVVMIGTNNTGHGLTPAAETAEGIKLIVELLKDRSPESEILLLSVFPRGQQPDDKMRVRNEEINGIIETYAYDDQVHWLDLTDTFLNEEGVLTKEVMPDALHPKQKGYRMWAEAMEPTLVELLK
- a CDS encoding sialate O-acetylesterase, which encodes MIHRPKHCMQRLLLSFSIILGLCFGINASAKEAPVKVYILSGQSNMVGIGQIDGGGSRWGKEMIDPVLSVYPGPYDAAADYDKMEPSETLKLESFGGTKPTPYPNTGVQIVRGQVQMPETGVYEFRPGYGRSEENIMVVNGQEVYRKEPGGEDKHTPIKLEAGEKVPFKITYLNNRANGLGWYARLDIPGTLKTVVRHDGKFQYLIDDDGNFVPRDDVWYKGVVTAGGSDWLNAGFGAGNNAIGPELGFGHMVGNYHDEPVLVLKASQGNRSLGWDFLPPNSERFEYTDEDGTTWVYAGYKDTPSRWEKGTTPEKPSHNWYAGKQYDDCFNAAKDVLANFDKEFPHWAGRGYEIAGFGWWQGHKDGGEQGTGSANPYAQRYEHNLVTLINTLRKEFNAPDAPFVVATCGFGGGKSWEPGSSADTIFNAQMNVSAPSKHPEYKGTVKSVDTRPFYRPPEVSPRNQGFHYHGNAETYMLVGEGMGKAMVELKK
- a CDS encoding SGNH/GDSL hydrolase family protein, producing MRFSIFVISIFALLGPAAADSFYTPERDKYRVEAAEENETEERLPKVLLIGDSIMGGYFKQTKDFLQDEVQVLRHPGNAGETRNGLKKIEDWLGETEWDLIHFNWGLHDLCYRHPESKVYGKRDKIRGTLSVPLEEYKENLEKLVQRLKETDATLIFATTTKIPEGEAGRFVGDDAKYNEAALEVMKRYGVAVNDLYRISKDFGPEMYVAPRDVHHTGKGNKVLAEAVADAIRKQLD